A window of the Butyricimonas faecalis genome harbors these coding sequences:
- a CDS encoding DMT family transporter, with product METTQKPKEIIGHLMVLSTIIIYSFNTNFMKILMPEWIAPHGLALIRCTVMVLGFWIISFFIPASKQQAKPKRKDILMMMLGGLLGIGGNLLLYLNGLNITGPVDAFVIRTVQPIVVIALAVLILHVDFNRYKAIGIVLGLAGTLYVSITPHAGTMKDSFTGDILVFVSSIFNGLYLILIKPYTQKFNSIIVMRWMSLAAFILVLPFGLYQTFKAPLFTSEAPVHIWLELGFMLVFATMIAYFLNLKALQYITPFVESVYIYLLPITGAIVSISLGLQKFSWHDPIALVLIIAGFALINKKKKATIVTNQS from the coding sequence ATGGAAACAACTCAAAAGCCCAAAGAGATTATTGGCCATCTCATGGTCTTGTCAACAATTATCATATATAGCTTTAACACGAACTTCATGAAGATCCTCATGCCAGAATGGATCGCACCCCATGGCCTCGCGTTAATTCGTTGTACGGTCATGGTTCTCGGTTTCTGGATTATCTCCTTTTTCATCCCGGCGAGTAAACAACAGGCAAAACCCAAAAGAAAAGATATTCTCATGATGATGCTAGGCGGGCTACTCGGCATCGGAGGCAACTTGCTACTATATCTCAACGGATTGAATATCACGGGACCCGTGGATGCTTTCGTTATCCGTACCGTGCAACCCATCGTTGTGATTGCACTCGCCGTACTGATTCTTCATGTGGACTTCAATCGTTACAAGGCCATCGGTATTGTCTTGGGACTCGCGGGCACTCTTTACGTTTCAATCACCCCACATGCCGGAACGATGAAGGATTCGTTCACGGGTGACATTCTAGTCTTCGTCTCCTCGATTTTCAACGGACTCTATCTTATATTAATCAAACCCTACACCCAGAAATTCAATTCGATTATCGTGATGCGCTGGATGAGCTTGGCAGCCTTTATTCTCGTACTTCCTTTCGGTTTGTATCAAACCTTCAAAGCTCCGCTATTCACGTCAGAGGCCCCCGTGCATATTTGGCTAGAACTTGGTTTTATGCTTGTTTTCGCCACGATGATAGCTTACTTTCTCAACTTGAAAGCACTGCAATACATAACACCTTTCGTGGAAAGCGTGTATATCTACCTTCTTCCCATTACCGGGGCCATCGTGTCAATATCACTCGGTCTCCAGAAATTCTCATGGCACGACCCGATCGCCTTAGTATTAATCATTGCAGGATTTGCACT
- a CDS encoding sensor histidine kinase, which produces MKYYIIIAVLIGVILFILYKYRQAKQAISNKKGEIKTSEALLDFILQHIKSYILFIDKDFIVMKTNYYAITNTQDSGQAKRVGELLHCVNSLSKGCGNGELCKVCPIRQAITETFKTKKDFSNLEATVSLCLSDQETLKCNVTVSGSYMNLHNRPEMLITIHDITELKQTQIRLQDALDKTERIEKSKFMFLEKLSNEINDQLNCILGWTNLVSTDKTLTPDQQSEYMNLIYEHSDHLSHLANDVLRLARIDAHKIDLQMVTFCLHEFCQDIILLRTNNSHPNVELYLEGDSPNLLVYTDQQKLYQVILNLLSNAQKFTDKGHIKLAYSVDEEQNTINFLVEDTGLGMSPKIHSYLFERFYKANTFTDGPGLGLSICKAYIEAMGGTIQFTSSEGHGTCFQFSIKKEPIPEGDITLDIPK; this is translated from the coding sequence ATGAAATATTACATCATAATTGCGGTACTAATAGGTGTGATCCTGTTTATTTTATACAAGTATAGACAGGCAAAACAAGCTATTAGTAACAAAAAAGGAGAAATCAAAACTTCTGAGGCTCTATTGGATTTCATTTTACAACACATAAAGTCCTATATTCTTTTCATTGACAAGGACTTTATCGTGATGAAAACGAACTATTACGCGATTACAAATACCCAGGACTCCGGACAAGCGAAAAGAGTTGGGGAACTACTTCATTGCGTCAATTCCCTGAGTAAAGGGTGTGGCAACGGAGAACTTTGCAAGGTATGCCCCATCAGACAAGCAATAACGGAAACCTTTAAAACAAAGAAAGACTTTTCTAACTTGGAAGCCACCGTGAGCCTGTGCCTATCAGACCAAGAAACTCTCAAATGCAATGTCACTGTTTCCGGTTCATACATGAATCTTCACAACCGTCCGGAAATGTTAATTACCATTCATGACATCACGGAACTCAAACAGACACAAATTCGCTTACAAGATGCTTTGGACAAAACAGAACGGATTGAAAAGTCAAAATTCATGTTTCTCGAAAAATTGAGTAACGAAATTAACGACCAATTAAACTGCATATTAGGCTGGACTAACTTGGTAAGCACGGATAAAACACTGACACCTGACCAGCAGAGCGAGTACATGAATCTTATATACGAACATTCCGACCACCTCTCACACTTGGCAAATGACGTGTTGCGGCTGGCCCGGATCGACGCGCACAAGATCGACTTACAGATGGTAACTTTCTGCCTGCACGAGTTCTGTCAGGATATCATCCTTCTTCGAACGAACAACTCCCACCCGAACGTGGAATTGTACCTGGAAGGAGATTCCCCGAATCTCCTGGTATACACGGATCAACAAAAATTATATCAGGTAATTCTCAACCTCCTGTCCAACGCACAGAAGTTTACTGACAAAGGACACATTAAACTGGCCTATTCCGTGGATGAAGAACAAAACACGATCAACTTTCTCGTGGAAGACACCGGATTAGGCATGTCGCCTAAAATACACTCGTATCTTTTCGAGAGGTTCTATAAGGCAAACACCTTTACCGATGGCCCCGGGCTGGGATTGTCCATCTGCAAGGCATACATTGAGGCTATGGGTGGAACCATTCAATTTACCTCTTCAGAAGGACACGGTACTTGTTTTCAGTTCTCTATAAAAAAAGAACCGATTCCGGAAGGCGATATTACACTAGATATACCCAAGTAA